One segment of Leptospiraceae bacterium DNA contains the following:
- a CDS encoding aminotransferase class I/II-fold pyridoxal phosphate-dependent enzyme gives MKTFSTNVLGLDTSPIRKAFELAASLQNPINLSIGQPHFPCPPNIIEALNRAANNGKTAYTLTGGIPELKEALVQKYETVNRITYATPSRLLVTSGISSALLLLFSALVNTGDECLVISPYFLMYPSMLKFHGAKITTLDEKFTKEDIQKLKFQNLKLIIYSNPSNPTGYIMTKEQLELLAELAEANDSYLISDEIYELFDYDKKFLSVGSFYEKTITLSGFSKTYSMTGLRLASILASEEVIKVLTTLQQYTIVCAPSTTQYAGLEALKTDMTSYIEDYKTKRDFVYESLKNYYNISKSAGAFYFFVKIKGNDEDFVKRAVLEKKLIVVPGFIFNESHDYIRISFANTMDTLEKGMKSLQDLA, from the coding sequence ATGAAAACTTTTTCCACTAACGTTCTGGGATTAGACACGTCTCCTATACGTAAGGCATTTGAATTAGCGGCATCTCTTCAAAATCCGATTAATCTGTCTATAGGACAACCTCATTTTCCTTGTCCTCCCAATATAATCGAAGCTCTCAATAGAGCGGCTAATAATGGTAAAACTGCCTATACATTAACGGGTGGTATTCCTGAGTTAAAAGAAGCATTGGTCCAAAAGTATGAAACAGTAAATCGTATTACATATGCGACTCCTTCTAGACTACTTGTTACTTCAGGAATCAGCTCTGCCCTATTATTATTATTTTCTGCATTAGTAAATACAGGCGATGAATGTTTAGTTATTTCCCCTTATTTTTTAATGTATCCGTCAATGTTAAAATTTCATGGAGCAAAAATTACAACTCTGGATGAAAAATTTACAAAGGAAGATATTCAAAAATTAAAATTCCAAAACTTAAAACTAATTATTTATTCCAATCCATCTAACCCTACCGGTTATATAATGACAAAGGAACAACTTGAATTATTAGCCGAACTAGCAGAGGCTAATGATTCTTACCTGATCTCGGATGAAATTTATGAATTATTTGATTATGATAAAAAGTTTTTATCAGTTGGCTCTTTTTACGAAAAAACAATTACACTCTCTGGGTTTTCTAAAACTTATAGTATGACAGGACTCAGGCTTGCGTCAATCCTTGCATCTGAAGAGGTTATTAAGGTATTAACCACACTGCAACAATACACGATTGTCTGTGCTCCCTCTACTACACAGTATGCAGGTTTAGAAGCATTAAAAACGGATATGACTTCCTATATCGAAGACTACAAAACTAAAAGAGATTTTGTATACGAATCACTAAAGAACTATTACAATATTTCAAAAAGTGCTGGTGCATTCTATTTTTTCGTAAAAATAAAAGGAAACGATGAAGATTTTGTGAAACGAGCCGTCCTCGAAAAAAAACTAATCGTAGTTCCAGGATTTATTTTCAATGAAAGCCATGACTATATACGAATTAGTTTTGCCAATACAATGGACACACTCGAAAAAGGGATGAAATCTTTACAAGACCTTGCTTAG
- a CDS encoding PLP-dependent transferase, with protein sequence MNRIKFETKVLHAKIKKQGVSNMNLSFEADNTVSDSGILHETDSNFELHSVSNQDLIQIFCQLENTENGVLFSSGELAIYQSILGLIKFGDHILVSKTCGYTINSILSKLSSRIGISYSYFDLAKPQKWESQIKANTKLILVETLSVPSLEIPDIHLLKRFCETHSLILIADNSLCTSYIQIPSDLGVDCVLYSNLNSIEGQFNLPGGVILGSDQYIEKIRKNLIETESNSSPLYGNLIVRGLETLAVRMDKQSSNALRVAEYLEKKQGVESVKYPFLASNSSYELAKKQMRFGGGIISFSMEGGVVRGKRFIESLKRISFSPKFSVRTTVNHPASTSHLSLPENLRIQMGAKSNIISLAIGLEHIEDILEELDTAITDSKITFKLYKNGKSTY encoded by the coding sequence ATGAACAGAATAAAGTTTGAAACGAAAGTGTTACATGCGAAAATAAAAAAGCAGGGTGTAAGTAATATGAATTTGTCATTTGAAGCAGACAATACAGTAAGCGACTCTGGTATTTTACATGAAACAGATTCTAATTTCGAATTACACTCCGTTTCAAATCAGGATTTAATACAAATATTCTGCCAATTAGAAAATACAGAAAATGGAGTTTTATTTTCCTCAGGAGAGTTGGCGATTTATCAAAGCATTTTGGGCTTAATAAAATTTGGTGATCATATACTTGTTTCTAAAACGTGCGGGTATACAATCAATAGTATTCTTTCGAAATTGTCTTCAAGAATTGGGATTTCTTATTCTTACTTTGATTTAGCAAAACCGCAAAAATGGGAATCTCAAATTAAGGCTAATACAAAATTAATTTTAGTAGAAACATTATCCGTACCTAGTTTAGAAATTCCAGATATTCATTTACTGAAACGATTTTGCGAAACACATTCCCTTATATTAATAGCAGATAATTCATTATGTACTTCCTATATTCAAATCCCTTCTGATTTAGGAGTCGATTGTGTCCTATATTCAAATTTAAATTCTATAGAGGGACAATTCAATTTGCCCGGTGGAGTTATTCTTGGTAGTGATCAATACATTGAAAAAATCAGGAAAAATTTAATTGAAACTGAATCCAATTCCTCTCCTTTATATGGAAATTTAATAGTCAGAGGATTAGAAACATTAGCCGTTCGAATGGACAAACAGTCATCAAATGCATTACGAGTCGCAGAATATTTAGAAAAAAAACAAGGAGTTGAAAGTGTAAAATATCCTTTTTTGGCATCCAATTCAAGTTATGAATTAGCTAAAAAACAAATGAGATTTGGTGGCGGGATAATTAGTTTTTCTATGGAAGGAGGAGTCGTTAGAGGAAAAAGATTTATTGAATCTTTAAAAAGGATTTCTTTTAGTCCAAAGTTTTCTGTGAGAACTACGGTAAATCATCCTGCGTCTACTTCTCATTTGTCTCTTCCTGAGAATTTACGAATTCAAATGGGCGCCAAATCAAATATAATAAGTCTGGCAATTGGACTTGAACATATTGAGGATATATTGGAAGAACTCGACACGGCTATAACGGACTCTAAAATTACATTTAAATTATATAAGAACGGAAAATCTACCTATTGA